The following DNA comes from Legionella sp. PATHC032.
GAGTATGAATACATGGTCAACAAGATTTGCCTGAGTTTCGCACTATTAATTAGCGTACCTTCGATTTTATTGGCAGAAGACAAGCTGATTTTTGCTGTGGATATTATTCGTCATGGTGACAGAACGCCGATTGTTGCTTTGCCTACTGTAAATTACCAATGGCAAGAGGGGCTTGGCCAGCTTACGGCAGAAGGTATGCAACAAGAATACAAAATGGGTGTGGCATTTCGCAAAAAATATATTGAAGAGTCACCTTTGTTACCTGAGCACTATGAATACGGAACCATCTATGTCCGCTCTACGGATTATGCACGTACTTTGATGAGCGCCCAGTCATTGTTAATGGGGCTATATCCACCTGGAACTGGACCGACAAATCCTGCAGGGACTTCCGCTTTACCTCATGCTTTTCAGCCTATTCCCGTATTTAGCGCACCGTCCAAATACGACGAGGTTATCATTCAGCAGGTAGATCGTAAGGAACGTGAAAAGCTAATGGAGCAATATGTTTTTTCTACCAGTGAGTGGCAACAAAAAAATAATGAATTGAAAGCGAAATACCCATTATGGAGCCGTCTGACTGGTATTAATAT
Coding sequences within:
- a CDS encoding histidine phosphatase family protein, which translates into the protein MVNKICLSFALLISVPSILLAEDKLIFAVDIIRHGDRTPIVALPTVNYQWQEGLGQLTAEGMQQEYKMGVAFRKKYIEESPLLPEHYEYGTIYVRSTDYARTLMSAQSLLMGLYPPGTGPTNPAGTSALPHAFQPIPVFSAPSKYDEVIIQQVDRKEREKLMEQYVFSTSEWQQKNNELKAKYPLWSRLTGINIDNLEDLETVGHTLYIHQIHNAPMPEGLTPGDIETIINSAEWAFMAQEKPQQIASVYSSKLMDNIANYLNSGSLQKSKLKYVLLSAHDTTIASVLSFLGAPLEKSPPYASNVNFSLYDNGANYYTVKITYNGNPVLIPACGGSVCELQQLINLVHDSKNSV